In Ovis canadensis isolate MfBH-ARS-UI-01 breed Bighorn chromosome 11, ARS-UI_OviCan_v2, whole genome shotgun sequence, the DNA window GCCACATGggaactcttgggcttccctgatggctcagcaggtaaagaagagacacaggagagatccctgggtcgggaagatcccctggaggaggaaatggcgatcccctccagtattcttgcctgaaaaccccatggacagaggagcctggcaggctgcagtctgtggggtcgcagagtcggctGCGACTGTGTGACTAAGCACGGGTGGTAACTGTAGTTTTTGTGCTGAGGAGCCTCCACTCTGCTCTCCATCGGGGCGGTACCGACTGCGGCTCCCCCAGCACTGCAGCAGGCTCCCTGTTCTCCACGCCCCCTTCTGCATTGATTATTTGTTGACTTTTAAATTCCgtacattctgactggtgtgaggtagcacctcatggtagttttgtgtttctctaataattagctataagcatcttttcatgggccaTCTGTATGCCTCTTGGTGTCTGGTattaaggtcttctgcccatttctgGTTGGGTTTGGTTTGTTAAGAGCTGTacgagctgtttatatatttcggaaattaagcccttgtctgttgcatcatttgcagatatttcctcccagtctgtaggttgtcttcttgttttgtttatggtttcccttgctgtgcaaaagcttgtaagtttgattaggtcctgtttgatcatttttgctttcatttctgttgccttgggagaccgacctaagaaaacattggtactatttatgtcagagactgttttCCCTACGTTCTAGGTGTtctatggtgtcatgtcttatatttaggtctttaagccattttgaatttatttttgagttGGTATATTCTCACTTCATTGATTTGCATGTGACTGGGGGAGGATCACATTTTTAATAATGCTGATTGGTGCTCACATTGTTGCATAAATGAGTAAATGAGAGGGCCGACATggacaagaaaacaaaaggaaagtcaTTTCAGGTTGCTCTCCACCACCCGCACCTCCTGGAGCTGACGTTCGTGGCCGAGGCCACCGCTGCAGTGCTGCTCCTTGTGGAGCTGGCTGGCTCCCTGCACCCGGCTTGGCCTGGCTGCTGGCACAGGGGAGAGAGTTCAGCTTCCTGAGCATTTCTTGCAGGCCCCGTGAGCAGAGCCTTacatttcaatatgctgtctctgAATCCTCCTCTCAAAAATTTATCTTTACTATGGCCAAAAGTGCACTTAACGACACACAACCCGTGGTGTGAAAAATCTTAACAAAAAGCTGAGACTTGGGTTGatagttttcaaaatgtttacctggtctcagctgcagcacaAGGGCATATGAACTCAGTTCTTTAaggtgcagcacgtgggatcaagttccctgactggggatcgagcccaggccccctgcattgggagcacggtgtcttagccactgcaccaccagggaagtcccaggttgaTTGATAGGTCTCACTGGCACATTCTTTAAATACACATGGAGATATATTTAACACGCTTTCCACTTCCTAGCTTTATTCCAGTCAAACCCAGTTTCATAGTgaaaaacccaggaggttttctTTTGATCTTCCTGATTGACCACATTCCCATCTCCTTGTCTTTCTACAGATCTGATTTGTATCCAGTCTGATCAGCAGTCTCTCACATAAGACTTTCCAGACCCAGGACTCCAGAGGAGCCAGGCACCTCACAAGTGAGTAGCCTCAGTGCCGCCTCTGTCTGTGAAACGGGGATGCTCTTCTGACTGGAGTCACTCCGGGCAGCCCTCCGGGGCCCTGGGTAGGGGATACGCACACTTCTCAGGGTACAGACTGAAGTGGTATGAAAGACGACATGGGCATTCTGTTAACCTTTATTTCCAGCACACATCTTAAgccggggcggtggggggggggtagGGGCGACACATCTTGGAGGTTGGAAAAATCTTGGGCTGAGGAAAGGGTATTTGGCCACATCCAGGGTCAGGTCAGCTAAAATGCTCATTAACTTAGACGAGTGAATTTTTGCTACCATGGCCTTGAAGTTACCTGGGATTGTTTCCATGGAAATGTCATACCACAGGTATTCAGATGtcacaaataataaatatgatacaGTTCgctcttttaaattataaagagCTAAGGagctaaggagaaggcaatggcaccccactccagtactcttgcctggaaaatcccatggatggaggagcctggtgggctgctgtctgtggggtcgtacagagtcggacacgactgaagcgacttagcagcagcagcaaggtgacCATATGTTCCTGGCTTTTCTATAACTGATCCAATTCAGTATCTCTTTAGTTCACAAAGCCCATTCATTGGAATATAATGCCTAAAGTGGTATCATTTTTACACCTTTGTAAGATCTCTGTGTCTAGAGTTAGGCTTATGAAAATATGGCCATCATAGCCGTGGAGGTAGGCAGGAACATAGGAAAGAGCACGGCCTTAGGTGGGATCAGAAGTTCTGATCTCTTCCTAATTACCACTGAATACCCCTCAGTAAGAGCAGGACCCTACAAGGCCGTTATTCAGGGATTAGCCGCCCTTGTTTCTGTCTTTAACGTTCCCTAAAATAGGAAGACTTTCTCTTtagtgcctttaaaaaaaaaaataatcagagcGCTGAATTTTACATTGATTTTGCATGTTGGCATCTTTGACTGCCTTTCCTGTTAATCAATGAAAATGATTTGTCTCCATCCTGTGAAGAATACACAGTTACAGAAAATAACCATCTCCAATTGTCTCACCTTCCCAATCCGCAGACGCTGCAGAAGGCTGCCGTGAATCAGTAGCATCTAGGGTACTGACAGATATCTGTATCTTGCAGGAAGGCGACTGTAACTTCCGATTCCTTGGTGGAGGAAAACACCCCGCTCTGGTCTTGCTCCCAACGATGCAAGTGTGATTGCTGGCGTCTTCATGAGCTCCAGAGGTCACAGCACGCTCCCCCGGACTCTCATGGCCCCCCGGATGATTTCTGAGGGAGACCTAGGAGGCATTGCGCAGATCACCTCCTCGCTCTTCCTGGGCAGAGGCAGCGTAGCCTCCAACCGGCACCTCCTCCAGGCTCGCGGCATCACCTGCATTGTGAACGCTACCATCGAGATCCCCAATTTCAACTGGCCCCAGTTTGAATATGTTAAAGTGCCTCTGGCTGACATGCCTCATGCCCCCATTGGACTGTACTTTGACACCGTAGCCGACAAGATCCACAGCGTGAGCCGGAAACACGGGGCCACCCTGGTGCACTGTGCTGCGGGGGTCAGCCGCTCGGCCACGCTCTGCATCGCGTACCTGATGAAATTTCACAACGTGTGCCTGCTGGAGGCCTACAACTGGGTGAAAGCCCGGAGGCCCGTCATCAGGCCCAACGTCGGCTTCTGGAGGCAGCTGATAGACTACGAGCGCCAGCTTTATGGGAAGTCAACAGTTAAAATGGTGCAGACACCGTACGGCATAGTGCCAGACGTTTACGAGAAGGAGTCCCGCCACCTGATGCCTTACTGGgggatctgagccaccagagcccGCAGCAGCAGCCCCTCGAGCAGGACCAGCATCTGCTACACGCCGTCTGCTCCCCTCCTCACCTTTCTTTCCAAATGGTGGACAAATGCTCCTCCccgaagtgtttttttttttttttacactgggtgtttcatgttttattttgagagagagggaagggaggggaggaagacaCGGGGAATGCTCACATTGCtactaacatttttaaaactaacaTTTTGGAATAGTGTTTATGAAAATCTTGAACTGGCTTTTAAACAGTTTCAAGTTTCAACATTTTTAACAATTTCAACAGTTTAATAAACTGTTTGGTTCTGCTCTGTTCTCAACCCTATGCCTCTTGGCATCATGGGAGGAGCTCAGTGCAAAAATCACTTTGGACCCCCATTAACCCTTTAGATACAGGCTTTGCCCAGGCTGCCAACCAAACAGATGCTTAGGGAACACTGATACCAGCATCAGCCTCCACTGGGTCAGCCctactctttcctttccttctataATTTAGTGActctgtaagttaaaaaaaaaaagcctttattaTTTAGCTGTTAATTATAATGCAATCTGCTGCAAACACCCTCTTGGAATCAGTGTGCCCCAGGAGTATattagcattatttttaataaatacatctGCTTAACATATTGGAATTTTTACTAATGAGAATTTCagggtgtgcgtgtgtatgtgtgtgtgttgatggaCAAAAGATAGCTCTTGAGTAACCATTAAGGGTATGGCGCCTGTGAAAATTGTGAATGCTACTTAAAGCAGACACCCCCTTGAGTCGTGGCAGCGTTTCGCATCCTTGCAGATGGGCGGTGTTGGCCTCACTCGCCATGCTGGGACAGGAGACACACAGCGTGGTGCACGCTAGTGCAGTGCAGCTCTCAGCTGTCTCCTGATGGCCAGAAGGCACCGAGGCAGTGAGTCCTCCACGAGAGAAGCTGTTTCTTAACAAAAGGTGTCCCCCTCTGCCTGCCTACTGACTTACACAGAAATGCCCTGAACCAAACCTCAGCAGCTAACACAatggcttcctttgctgaaaCCTGGGAATGTGCCACTGCCCCTCGTAAATCTGACGACACAACAGGGGATAGGTACACGTTTCTGCTAGCGTCTCTACTCCatgcccctgggaagcccctgggagcTCCCAGGTTGcccttccttttccaggagagccACTTGTCCCAGCAACAGCTTGCTTTTACTTCATTTGCCAGGTAGGTTGTAGCCTGCTTATCCATAGAAAAATTTCCTAGGTTTTGGGTTTATGTGGCAAGAAGCCCTATATATAATGCCAGTAGCTGAATATTATATAAGTCATATTATTCAGACTTTACCTGGTTTGTGGCAATGGTCTCCCTCTGCgttctaattttgaaaatttgCCCACTTAAAAACATGTGCCGTTATTGTCTGCAtgggaaaattaaaatgaaattaatagttTCTGTGGGAAATCAGAGCAACCCATAAACGCCCTGGCAGCACATGATCAAAAATCAGTCAGAAGATGGAACAATCTGCGGTTGTGGAGGCTGGGCTCCTCCAACATGAAGGCAAACTCTAGGCCTGGTGGTCTCTGGAGAAATACCCCAGACTCACCCTGTGCACAGGAGGACACCTGGTGGCAGAGGCTCTTTGTAATGAAGAGACTTCTGCAGAGATCCTGGCAGACGTCCACGCCGGGGTGGAGCTCAGCGCGCTCCTAAGGCTTAGAGAGTCTAACACCTTTCTCACCTAAATGTCAGAGTTTAGCAGCTGAAAGTCACAAAGGAAGCTGTGTGGCCTCCACGGTGTGGGGGGAATTTTCAGTAGAGATCCATATCATAAAGGCCCTATCATTTTTTCTAAGCTTAGGAACATACTAGTcattaaataaaaagcaattagAAGGCacctgtaaataaataaatatgtagatGCACACCAAATATAttcagataatttaaaataagcaaCCTCTATGAACTGCTAGCAAGTAGCCACAGAAAAAACAAAGCACAGATAATATCCTGATAGACCCTGTGCTGCTGCGATCTCAAGCATGTCCAGACGAAAACTACACAGTAAGCCATAAAAAATTAAAGGCGAAATACACTGCCAAAACAGAGCTGACTAATTGCCACTCAAGCAGGGGGGTGAAGCAGCTTGCACAATGCATTCTATGGAAGTGAGTAACCCTGGTTACTGTTTCCAAGGACACTGGGCTCTTGGCTAACAGGCATTGAGGTGAAGCTGAATGCAGTGTTGACTCATTTTAATAAACCTGCGTAAAGAAAATCAACGTGACGGAATTCCACACTCCCCAATCTTTATTGGCAGATCGAATAAAGCATTTCCAGTACTAAACAAGATCCTGAAAGTAGTGAACGCTCTGCAGCAAAAGCTTTTCGTTGATGCCTGCTGTATTTGTCCTCTGGCACTTCCCATGAGGTGACTAAACCAACCGTACTTGCTAAGGTCAGCAGTAATTATACTTACGAGTTTTATCTCAGGCGTTCTGCAATACATCTAGAAATGGAAACCTATCTAGTTAACAGGTGAGCATTGTCATCAATATGGACCACAGTGACAGAAGAATAGTGCACACAGCGTTTCTGAAAATGTCTCTGCCGTGGAGATTCTGTGAAACCGGGAGACGTCTCTTGTTGCAAAGGTCGACTTGTGACCGTGGTCCATCACGGAACGTACAAGACCAGTGAGAAGGCTGCACGAAACCCGGGGCACTGCTCAGGCTGAAGTGGAGCCCCGAGGCCCCAGGCAAAGTTCACTAGAAACCGGCCCGTTTGTGACGTCACTAACACCCGCTGGCCCTGTGGAGGGCAAAGGTAGCAATCAGAGACACAGCTGTTCTGGTTATTAGCAGCTGGAGATGGTATCATCCGCAACAGATGAGAAAAAACAGATTTATCTCAGCAACCCTTGTCTGCATCCTGGCATGCAGCCAGGTAAAGCAGAAGCCCCAACAGCTCAGGAATGAGAATGTTCTCTACCTTTCGTGGGGAGGGTGGAAGTAAAAGATGTAAGATGTAGCAAAATCGAATTGCCCCAAGTTTTGTCCTGAGGAGGGAAAAATGATCTAGTTAATTACGTAAAGAGACAAAGCCAACTTTTCCAGTTTACAAACTGGAAAAAACTAAGTCTGTGTCAGAGAGCTTAAGCCACACAGAGTGAAGCACACAAGGTTCAAAATCGCCTCATAGACACGTAATTCACAACAGAAACGAGTGCCCCAGATTGACGTGTTCTTCCCAGGAACAGCACAGTCCTTACTCCTTGACTTTTGCCCCCTGATTTTATGCGTTCGGTTTAAGCAGCAAAGAAAATTCCCTACACCAGAGAGCATGAAGGAGCTCCCTGGCGACCCAGTGGTgtagactctgtgctttcactgctgaagacgcaggttcaattcctggtaggGCAGCTATgatcccacaagctacacagtgaggccaaaggaaaaaaaacacacaacagagGGCATGAGCCTTTTCCTTCTAAAATTCAGTGCTGGTTCTGAGCAATTTCCTGCCATTGCTTCCAAGTCACGTGCCTCTACCACAAATACACACCTTACTCTTCTTGCTGGGCCACGAGCTCCACCATCCAACCCTGAGCAATTTCCAGGTCTCTCACAGAGAAACGCATTGGTCCCTGTGCAGGCGTTCTTGGAAATCTGGACAGAGGCCTTCGCAAAGAGATTTCATCCAGCTGCCTTTCCAAACCTTGTCTGAAGAAAAATACCACGTTCACAGCCTGTGTGTGAAGCAACACGGGGCCTTCAGTGAAGACCCCCATGGGCAACGACATTCATCCAGATACACCAAGATTCAGCGCTCGGTCGAAATGGACGTTCTCCACTGCGAAGTTCCCAGGTGTGCTTTGAAAGTCTTCCTGAAAGCTGCCAGTCTTTGCAATGCGCGAACGGAGTGGAGAACGATTCTGTTGCGACACTAGAGCTGGTAAGCCCGCCCTCACCCACCTGCCGCTGTCCAGTGGAGAGAAGCTGACATTTTTCTATAAAAGAATATC includes these proteins:
- the DUSP14 gene encoding dual specificity protein phosphatase 14 — translated: MSSRGHSTLPRTLMAPRMISEGDLGGIAQITSSLFLGRGSVASNRHLLQARGITCIVNATIEIPNFNWPQFEYVKVPLADMPHAPIGLYFDTVADKIHSVSRKHGATLVHCAAGVSRSATLCIAYLMKFHNVCLLEAYNWVKARRPVIRPNVGFWRQLIDYERQLYGKSTVKMVQTPYGIVPDVYEKESRHLMPYWGI